The following coding sequences lie in one Dehalococcoidia bacterium genomic window:
- a CDS encoding AbrB/MazE/SpoVT family DNA-binding domain-containing protein, protein MTIGTIDAKDRLRIPREMRKALGLKPGDAVCYALVDGEIRVRPADDPYAAYGPVARQVWAAYQQHPERFLTHEQVMAELGITQAEIDALGFESTTAPRGAKPKRTGPRPDV, encoded by the coding sequence ATGACGATCGGGACCATTGACGCGAAGGATCGGTTGCGCATTCCCCGCGAAATGCGGAAGGCGCTGGGCCTCAAGCCCGGTGACGCCGTCTGCTATGCTCTTGTCGATGGGGAGATTCGCGTGCGACCGGCAGACGATCCGTACGCTGCCTACGGCCCTGTCGCTCGCCAGGTTTGGGCTGCCTACCAGCAGCATCCCGAGCGCTTCCTGACGCACGAGCAGGTCATGGCAGAGCTGGGAATCACGCAGGCCGAGATCGACGCACTCGGCTTCGAGTCCACCACGGCTCCACGCGGAGCTAAACCCAAGCGCACCGGTCCACGACCCGACGTCTAA
- a CDS encoding ABC transporter transmembrane domain-containing protein, which translates to MTAPPGITCPACGRTNAAGSFFCSACATPLACPGCQAMLAPDAQFCNQCGRQVGRRLDASRLDGSIGRPVERRVETTPHLRIFVQTGSFADQQSASVGQRLETLISALGELLGLQPPPGPISIYLGEVLNDPAQPGKALTAGSYAVPERREVWSIFRSDAPGVDIERTTARLLLQLQTGRDPGQAPLLLDGAVSVVGQRLGFVPPPEALAQMLSGMLASGAPVAVRPLLNGPSPETAQIYAPVSVAFVGYLIGERGAPAFLKLLAAYDPHNPDAAARAAYGAGFDGLEKRWLQALKKAGPKTSGIGRFLKQSWTLTKPYRLKQAEILVYVLFSIAFSQAMPFAQRYLVDNAFPHPLPDGTVTKGDSGTLFTLLAAGLVVFLVLAAAALRQQYLNAQVSEGVMRSLRTRMFTRLQELSADYYSRTSTGDILSRMSNDLFAVDFALTGALLQGFVLVTTFVVSLGSLLYLNWKLTAMAVVVLPLFFLTTKLLGPPASKAARERQEQFGAVTGVLQENIAAQPVVRSYSLQGTFIREYLASIQQLYRSAIRVVFLGSLFGLSATLLTTLIQVLVLGIGGYFVIQGQLTLGSLFAFLGLLGGLIAPAQSMSGVAQALQQATGAMDRVNEVVNAVPKIADQPGAQPAAPLREGIGFNQVTFSYTGAEPQLVDMSFVIPAGASVAFVGPSGSGKSTVTNLISRFYDADRGAVLMDGRDVRELQVDSLRRQIGTVFQDNFLFNRSVRENIRFGREDATDEEVEAAARAAEVHDFIVQMPQGYDTPVGERGANLSGGQRQRIAIARAILRNPSILVLDEATSALDPRTENAINHTLASLAKGRTTISVTHRLASAATADRIFVLDRGRLVEQGSHNELLAQGGLYARLYEEQSGAVPGGVLKLALEIEYLRRVPIFATLNGDQLSSLASRLTTERCEEGADVIATGAPGDKLYLIVGGEATVIGRDGAGHDRELTVLRAGDYFGEIALLYDTPRTATVRARSALTLYSLDREGFLALLEAVPGLRQTIEQAVAERHVARGPERQGAGAELSQLAASPAVAVAPPEEVVSAPRPGTEQQAASLFAAPWTRQRPRLVMQDEAGNRRVITLNEQFTGIGRNPNNDIVLPDRRVSGFHARIERDPAGRYVLTDSGSTNGTRLNGQPVTTAELRDGDVIQLGGSALRYEQGG; encoded by the coding sequence ATGACGGCGCCGCCCGGTATCACCTGCCCTGCGTGCGGGCGCACCAACGCGGCGGGGTCGTTCTTCTGCTCCGCCTGTGCCACGCCGCTCGCCTGCCCTGGCTGCCAGGCGATGCTCGCGCCCGACGCGCAGTTCTGCAACCAGTGTGGCCGCCAGGTTGGCCGCCGGCTCGACGCCTCGCGCCTCGACGGCTCGATCGGCCGCCCGGTCGAGCGCCGTGTCGAGACGACGCCGCACCTGCGCATCTTCGTGCAGACCGGTTCCTTCGCCGATCAACAGTCGGCCTCTGTCGGCCAGCGGCTGGAGACGCTAATCAGTGCACTGGGCGAGCTGCTGGGCCTGCAGCCGCCCCCCGGCCCGATCTCGATCTATCTCGGCGAAGTGCTCAACGATCCGGCGCAACCCGGCAAGGCGCTGACCGCCGGCAGCTACGCCGTGCCGGAGCGACGCGAGGTGTGGAGCATCTTCCGCTCCGACGCACCGGGCGTGGATATCGAGCGCACGACGGCACGGCTGCTGCTGCAATTGCAGACGGGACGCGATCCGGGCCAGGCGCCGCTCTTACTCGACGGCGCGGTCAGCGTGGTCGGGCAGCGGCTCGGCTTCGTGCCGCCGCCCGAGGCTCTGGCGCAGATGCTCTCGGGCATGCTCGCCTCCGGCGCCCCGGTCGCGGTCCGGCCGCTGCTGAACGGCCCCTCCCCGGAAACGGCGCAGATCTACGCGCCGGTCTCTGTCGCCTTCGTGGGCTACCTGATCGGCGAGCGCGGCGCGCCGGCGTTCCTGAAGCTGCTTGCAGCCTACGATCCGCACAATCCCGACGCCGCCGCCCGCGCGGCCTACGGCGCCGGTTTCGATGGGCTGGAGAAGCGCTGGCTGCAGGCGCTGAAGAAGGCAGGGCCGAAGACCAGCGGCATCGGCCGCTTCTTGAAGCAGTCGTGGACGCTGACGAAGCCGTACCGGCTGAAGCAGGCGGAGATCCTGGTCTACGTGTTGTTCAGCATCGCTTTCAGCCAGGCGATGCCCTTCGCCCAGCGCTATCTCGTCGACAACGCCTTCCCGCATCCTCTGCCGGACGGCACCGTCACGAAGGGCGACTCCGGCACGCTGTTCACGCTGCTTGCCGCCGGCCTGGTCGTCTTTCTGGTCCTGGCCGCGGCCGCCCTGCGCCAGCAGTACCTCAACGCGCAGGTGAGCGAGGGCGTGATGCGCAGCCTGCGCACCCGCATGTTCACCCGCCTGCAAGAGCTCTCCGCCGACTACTACAGCCGCACATCGACCGGCGACATCCTCTCGCGTATGTCCAACGACCTCTTTGCCGTGGACTTCGCGCTCACCGGCGCCCTCCTGCAGGGCTTCGTGCTGGTCACCACCTTCGTCGTCAGCCTGGGCTCGCTGCTCTATCTGAACTGGAAGCTGACGGCGATGGCCGTGGTGGTCCTGCCCCTCTTCTTCCTGACGACGAAGCTGCTCGGTCCGCCGGCGTCGAAGGCCGCGCGCGAGCGGCAGGAGCAGTTCGGCGCCGTCACCGGCGTGTTGCAGGAGAACATCGCCGCGCAGCCGGTGGTGCGCTCGTACAGCCTGCAAGGCACGTTCATCCGCGAGTACCTGGCCTCGATCCAGCAGCTCTACCGCAGCGCCATCCGCGTCGTCTTCCTCGGCTCGCTCTTCGGCCTCTCGGCCACGCTGCTGACCACGCTGATCCAGGTGCTGGTGCTGGGCATCGGCGGCTACTTCGTGATCCAGGGCCAGCTCACGCTCGGCTCGCTCTTCGCCTTCCTCGGCCTGCTCGGCGGCCTGATCGCGCCCGCGCAGAGCATGAGCGGCGTCGCCCAGGCCTTGCAGCAGGCGACCGGCGCCATGGACCGCGTCAACGAGGTCGTAAACGCCGTGCCGAAGATCGCCGACCAGCCCGGTGCGCAGCCCGCCGCGCCGTTGCGCGAGGGCATCGGCTTCAACCAGGTGACCTTCAGCTACACCGGCGCCGAGCCGCAGCTCGTGGACATGAGCTTCGTCATTCCCGCCGGGGCGTCGGTCGCCTTCGTCGGGCCGTCGGGCAGCGGCAAAAGCACGGTCACCAACCTGATTAGCCGCTTTTACGACGCCGACCGCGGCGCCGTGCTGATGGACGGCCGTGACGTGCGCGAGCTTCAGGTCGATTCCCTGCGCCGCCAGATCGGCACCGTCTTCCAGGACAACTTCTTGTTTAACCGGAGTGTGCGCGAGAACATCCGCTTCGGCCGCGAGGACGCGACGGACGAGGAGGTCGAGGCCGCGGCGCGCGCCGCCGAGGTGCACGACTTTATCGTGCAGATGCCGCAAGGCTATGACACGCCCGTGGGCGAGCGCGGCGCCAACCTCTCCGGCGGCCAGCGCCAGCGCATCGCCATCGCCCGCGCCATCCTGCGCAACCCCAGCATCCTCGTGCTCGACGAGGCGACCTCGGCGCTCGACCCACGCACGGAGAACGCGATCAACCACACGCTCGCCTCGCTGGCGAAAGGGCGCACCACGATCAGCGTCACCCACCGCCTCGCCTCGGCGGCGACGGCGGACCGAATCTTCGTGCTGGACCGCGGCCGGTTGGTGGAGCAGGGCTCGCACAACGAGCTCCTGGCACAGGGCGGCCTCTACGCACGGCTATACGAAGAACAGAGCGGCGCCGTGCCGGGCGGCGTGCTCAAGCTGGCGCTGGAGATCGAGTACCTGCGCCGCGTGCCGATCTTCGCCACGCTCAACGGCGACCAGCTCTCCAGCCTCGCCTCGCGCCTGACCACCGAGCGTTGCGAAGAGGGCGCCGACGTGATCGCGACCGGCGCGCCGGGCGACAAGCTCTACCTGATCGTGGGCGGCGAGGCGACGGTGATCGGCCGCGACGGCGCCGGCCACGACCGGGAGCTGACCGTGCTGCGCGCCGGCGACTATTTTGGCGAGATCGCATTGCTCTACGACACGCCGCGCACGGCAACCGTCCGCGCCCGTTCGGCGCTCACGCTCTACTCGCTCGACCGCGAGGGCTTTCTCGCGCTGCTGGAGGCGGTGCCGGGGCTGCGCCAGACGATCGAGCAGGCCGTGGCCGAGCGGCATGTCGCGCGCGGGCCGGAGCGGCAGGGGGCCGGCGCCGAGCTTTCGCAGCTGGCCGCCTCACCCGCCGTGGCCGTGGCGCCGCCGGAGGAAGTGGTGTCGGCGCCGCGTCCGGGAACTGAGCAGCAGGCGGCAAGCCTGTTCGCGGCGCCGTGGACCCGCCAGCGGCCGCGCCTGGTGATGCAGGACGAGGCGGGCAACCGCCGTGTGATCACGCTGAACGAGCAGTTTACGGGCATCGGCCGCAACCCGAACAACGATATTGTGCTGCCCGACCGCCGCGTCTCCGGCTTCCACGCCCGCATCGAGCGCGACCCGGCCGGCCGCTACGTGCTCACCGACAGCGGCAGCACCAACGGCACCCGCCTGAACGGCCAGCCGGTCACCACCGCCGAGCTGCGGGACGGCGACGTGATCCAGCTCGGCGGCAGCGCCCTGCGCTACGAACAGGGGGGCTAA
- a CDS encoding isocitrate/isopropylmalate dehydrogenase family protein, translating into MAHDVTLIPGDGIGPEVMSCACEVLEASGVRFNWREERAGAEVMAVEGTPLPERVIDAIRVTRVAFKGPVTTPVGTGFRSVNVALRKALDLYAAVRPARSYPGTGARFGHVDIVVVRENTEDVYAGIEFGYQDTRTDELIRWINTHGYADVREDVGVSIKLISRFGTERVVRYAFEYARGNGRRKVTAVHKANIMKSSDGLFLAVAREVAARYPDILFDDMIVDNLCAQLVQHPEMFDVLVLPNLYGDIVSDLCAGLSGGLGIAPGANIGAEAAMFEPVHGSAPNIAGKDLANPTAAILSGVLMLRHLGEDAAANRVDESVRSVLRDGEVRTADLPHGMETRVVGTREFTRAVLHELHEGAGKRGERGGL; encoded by the coding sequence ATGGCCCACGACGTGACCCTGATCCCCGGCGACGGCATCGGCCCCGAGGTGATGAGCTGCGCCTGCGAGGTGCTGGAGGCCAGCGGCGTGCGCTTCAACTGGCGCGAAGAGCGTGCCGGCGCTGAGGTGATGGCAGTGGAAGGCACGCCGCTGCCCGAACGCGTGATCGACGCCATCCGCGTGACAAGAGTCGCCTTCAAAGGGCCGGTGACAACGCCCGTGGGCACGGGCTTCCGCAGTGTGAACGTGGCCCTGCGCAAGGCGTTGGACCTCTATGCCGCCGTGCGGCCGGCCCGCAGCTACCCCGGCACGGGCGCGCGCTTCGGCCACGTCGATATCGTCGTCGTGCGCGAGAACACCGAAGATGTCTACGCCGGCATCGAGTTCGGCTACCAGGACACGCGCACCGACGAGTTGATCCGCTGGATCAACACGCACGGCTACGCGGACGTGCGCGAGGACGTGGGCGTCTCGATCAAGCTGATCTCACGTTTCGGCACCGAGCGCGTGGTGCGCTACGCCTTCGAGTACGCGCGCGGCAACGGCCGGCGCAAAGTCACGGCGGTGCACAAAGCGAACATCATGAAGAGCTCGGACGGGCTCTTTCTCGCCGTCGCGCGCGAGGTGGCGGCCCGGTACCCCGATATCCTCTTCGACGACATGATCGTGGACAATCTTTGCGCCCAGCTCGTGCAGCACCCTGAGATGTTCGACGTGCTGGTGCTGCCCAACCTTTACGGGGACATCGTCTCCGATCTCTGCGCCGGGCTCTCGGGCGGCCTGGGCATCGCGCCCGGCGCCAACATCGGGGCGGAGGCCGCGATGTTCGAGCCCGTGCACGGCAGCGCCCCGAACATCGCCGGCAAGGACCTTGCCAACCCCACGGCCGCGATCCTCTCCGGTGTACTGATGCTGCGCCACCTGGGCGAAGACGCCGCCGCTAACCGCGTGGACGAGTCGGTGCGCAGCGTGCTGCGCGACGGCGAGGTGCGCACCGCGGACCTGCCGCACGGCATGGAGACGCGCGTCGTCGGCACGCGCGAGTTCACTCGCGCCGTGCTGCATGAGCTGCACGAGGGAGCGGGCAAGAGGGGAGAGAGAGGCGGCTTGTAG
- a CDS encoding inositol monophosphatase — translation MAQETSPDGVVCGPEPADSSLFREIEACAGKWAIAAGERLSARAREALHVEYKGGSRSNPVSEADREAEEFLFRQVTHHFPDHSMIGEEGRDPGPDGAPIVWVIDPLDGTSNYLNGQAMWSVSIGVLWYGVPVAGAIFAPLGVAGEPALFSARKGGGARLNGRPIAVDAAAELRSSRLACLPEVYQGEIERRREARGRPEVRTLGSIALELALTACGALQFSAFWIPRIWDVAAGVSLILEAGGCVMQRQERERPWQPLRAFEAPLGRPLRKWQGAIIAANEPLAVDLTERVKAGREPFAPRPASA, via the coding sequence ATGGCGCAGGAGACCAGCCCAGACGGAGTCGTGTGCGGCCCCGAGCCGGCGGACAGCTCGCTGTTCCGCGAGATCGAGGCGTGCGCGGGCAAATGGGCGATCGCGGCCGGCGAGCGCCTGAGCGCGCGCGCCCGCGAGGCGCTGCATGTGGAGTACAAGGGCGGCAGCCGCAGCAACCCCGTCTCCGAAGCGGATCGCGAGGCCGAGGAGTTCCTCTTCCGCCAGGTGACGCACCATTTCCCCGACCACAGCATGATCGGTGAGGAGGGACGCGACCCCGGACCGGACGGCGCGCCGATCGTCTGGGTGATCGACCCGCTGGACGGCACCTCGAACTACCTGAACGGGCAGGCGATGTGGTCCGTCTCGATCGGCGTGCTCTGGTATGGCGTGCCCGTGGCCGGAGCCATTTTTGCGCCGCTGGGCGTGGCCGGCGAGCCGGCGCTCTTCTCGGCGCGCAAGGGCGGCGGCGCCCGGCTCAATGGCCGCCCGATCGCCGTCGACGCCGCGGCCGAGCTACGCTCGTCGCGACTCGCCTGCCTGCCGGAGGTCTACCAAGGCGAGATCGAGCGGCGGCGCGAGGCGCGCGGCCGGCCCGAGGTCCGCACCCTGGGCAGCATCGCGTTGGAGCTGGCGCTCACCGCCTGCGGGGCGCTGCAGTTCTCCGCGTTCTGGATTCCGCGCATCTGGGACGTGGCGGCTGGGGTCTCGCTCATCCTCGAAGCGGGCGGCTGCGTGATGCAGCGCCAGGAGCGCGAGCGCCCCTGGCAGCCGCTGCGCGCCTTCGAAGCGCCGCTCGGGCGGCCGCTGCGGAAGTGGCAGGGCGCGATCATCGCCGCAAACGAGCCGCTGGCCGTCGATCTGACCGAGCGCGTGAAGGCCGGCCGCGAACCGTTCGCCCCACGCCCGGCCTCAGCCTGA